The following are encoded together in the Citrobacter arsenatis genome:
- the yafC gene encoding DNA-binding transcriptional regulator YafC, producing the protein MKANSEELAIFVAVVESGSFSRAAEQLGQANSAVSRAVKKLEMKLGVSLLNRTTRQLSLTEEGERYFRRVQQILQEMAAAETEIMESRNTPRGLLRIDAATPVMLHFLMPLIKPFRERYPEMTLSLVSSETFINLIERKVDVAIRAGTLTDSSLRARPLFTSYRKIIASPDYIARFGKPETVEQLKQHLCLGFSEPVSLNTWPIACSDGQLHEVECGISSNSGETLKQLCLSGNGIACLSDYMIDKEIAQGELLELLADKRLPVEMPFSAVYYSDRAVSTRIRAFIDFLSEYIKTAPEGAVKEG; encoded by the coding sequence ATGAAAGCGAACTCCGAAGAACTGGCGATTTTTGTGGCTGTTGTGGAAAGCGGCAGCTTCAGTCGGGCGGCAGAACAACTCGGCCAGGCTAATTCCGCGGTCAGTCGGGCGGTAAAAAAGCTCGAGATGAAATTGGGCGTGAGCCTGCTTAATCGCACGACCCGACAACTGAGCCTCACTGAAGAAGGAGAGCGTTACTTCAGACGTGTACAGCAGATACTGCAAGAGATGGCAGCAGCAGAAACGGAAATCATGGAGTCGCGCAATACCCCGCGCGGCCTGCTGCGTATTGATGCGGCAACGCCGGTAATGCTGCATTTTTTGATGCCGCTAATCAAACCGTTCCGTGAACGATATCCCGAGATGACGTTGTCTCTCGTGTCCTCAGAAACGTTCATCAATCTTATTGAACGAAAAGTGGATGTCGCGATACGAGCTGGTACGCTGACTGACTCGAGTCTGCGAGCACGTCCGTTATTTACCAGCTATCGTAAGATTATCGCTTCACCGGATTATATTGCCCGTTTTGGCAAGCCAGAGACCGTCGAACAGTTAAAGCAACATCTGTGTCTGGGGTTTTCCGAACCTGTTTCACTCAATACCTGGCCGATTGCCTGTAGCGACGGACAGCTCCATGAGGTCGAGTGTGGGATTTCTTCCAACAGTGGAGAGACGTTAAAACAGCTTTGCCTGAGCGGTAATGGCATAGCATGTCTTTCAGATTATATGATTGATAAAGAGATCGCACAGGGAGAACTGCTGGAACTGCTGGCGGATAAACGTCTGCCGGTAGAAATGCCTTTCAGCGCCGTTTACTACAGCGATCGTGCGGTCAGTACACGTATTCGGGCATTTATAGACTTTTTAAGTGAATATATAAAAACAGCTCCCGAAGGAGCTGTGAAAGAGGGTTAA
- a CDS encoding MFS transporter: MPLALFALTISAFAIGTTEFVIVGLVPTIAQQLAISLPSAGMLVSIYALGVAIGAPVLTALTGNLPRKQLLVALMVLFTAGNLLAWQAPGYMTLIVARLLTGLAHGVFFSIGSTIATSLVPKEKAASAIAIMFGGLTVALVTGVPLGTFIGQHFGWRETFLAVSMLGVIALISSQLLIPANIPGRAAASIREQLKVLTHPRLLLIYAVTALGYGGVFTAFTFLAPMMQDLAGFSPAAVSWILLGYGVSVAIGNIWGGKLADKHGAVPALKFIFAALFVLLMVFQLTASTQYAALATILVMGIFAFGNVPGLQVYVVQKAEQFTPNAVDVASGLNIAAFNIGIALGSVIGGQTVEHYGLAQTPWIGALIVLVAFLLMGLSGRLDKPTRVALG, encoded by the coding sequence ATGCCTCTCGCTTTATTTGCACTAACAATAAGTGCCTTCGCTATTGGTACGACTGAGTTTGTGATTGTTGGTCTGGTACCGACCATCGCTCAACAACTGGCGATCTCGTTACCTTCCGCCGGGATGCTGGTTTCAATCTACGCGCTTGGCGTGGCGATTGGTGCACCGGTACTGACCGCTCTGACTGGCAACCTGCCGCGCAAACAACTGCTGGTTGCGCTGATGGTCCTGTTTACGGCGGGGAATTTGCTGGCATGGCAGGCGCCTGGGTATATGACTCTCATTGTCGCCCGCCTGCTGACTGGGCTGGCACACGGCGTATTTTTCTCGATTGGTTCTACTATCGCGACAAGCCTGGTGCCAAAAGAGAAAGCGGCTTCCGCCATCGCCATTATGTTTGGTGGCTTAACGGTGGCGCTGGTAACCGGCGTGCCGCTGGGGACATTTATCGGTCAGCACTTTGGCTGGCGTGAGACTTTCCTGGCCGTATCAATGTTAGGCGTGATTGCGCTAATTAGCAGCCAATTGCTGATCCCGGCCAACATTCCCGGTCGAGCGGCCGCCAGCATTCGTGAGCAGTTGAAGGTGCTGACTCATCCTCGTCTGTTGCTGATCTACGCCGTTACGGCACTGGGCTACGGCGGCGTGTTCACTGCATTTACCTTCCTGGCTCCGATGATGCAGGATCTGGCAGGGTTCTCCCCGGCAGCGGTAAGCTGGATCTTACTGGGTTACGGTGTTTCAGTCGCTATCGGCAATATCTGGGGGGGTAAGCTGGCGGATAAGCATGGTGCGGTTCCTGCGCTGAAATTTATTTTCGCCGCGCTATTTGTTCTGCTGATGGTCTTCCAACTGACGGCTTCCACGCAGTACGCCGCGCTGGCTACCATCCTGGTGATGGGGATCTTTGCCTTTGGTAACGTACCGGGGTTGCAGGTCTACGTGGTACAGAAAGCGGAACAATTTACGCCTAATGCTGTTGATGTGGCGTCGGGGCTGAACATTGCGGCATTTAACATTGGCATTGCACTGGGTTCAGTGATTGGCGGACAAACGGTCGAACATTATGGTTTGGCGCAGACACCGTGGATTGGTGCACTCATTGTCCTGGTGGCTTTCCTGCTGATGGGGCTCAGCGGTCGTCTTGATAAGCCCACGCGCGTTGCACTGGGGTAA
- a CDS encoding endonuclease/exonuclease/phosphatase family protein, which yields MRKNTYAMRYVAGQPAERILPPGSFAHIGQALPAGVPLSSEDRIRVLVWNIFKQQRAEWQSVLKNFGKDAHLVLLQEAQTTPELVQFATANYLAADQVPAFVLPQHPSGVMTLSAAHPVYCCPLREREPILRLAKSALVTVYPLPDSRLLMVVNIHAVNFSLGVDVYSKQLLPIGDQIAHHSGPVIMAGDFNAWSRRRMNALYRFAREMSLRQVRFTDDQRRRAFGRPLDFVFYRGLNVSEASVLVTRASDHNPLLVEFSPGKPEQ from the coding sequence GTGCGAAAAAACACCTATGCCATGCGTTATGTTGCCGGACAACCCGCTGAGCGGATTTTACCGCCGGGGTCGTTTGCGCATATTGGCCAGGCATTACCTGCAGGCGTACCGTTAAGCAGTGAAGATCGTATTCGCGTGCTGGTATGGAATATTTTTAAACAGCAGCGCGCAGAATGGCAGTCGGTGCTGAAGAATTTTGGCAAAGACGCGCATCTGGTGTTATTACAGGAAGCGCAAACCACGCCTGAACTGGTGCAGTTTGCGACCGCTAACTATCTCGCTGCCGACCAGGTTCCCGCCTTTGTGTTGCCTCAGCATCCCTCTGGCGTCATGACGCTCTCTGCCGCCCATCCTGTTTACTGCTGTCCATTGCGCGAGCGTGAGCCCATTTTAAGGCTGGCGAAATCGGCGCTGGTAACGGTGTACCCGTTGCCTGACTCTCGGTTATTAATGGTGGTGAATATCCACGCGGTTAACTTTAGCCTTGGCGTTGATGTTTATAGTAAGCAGTTACTTCCTATTGGCGATCAGATTGCTCATCACAGCGGTCCAGTGATTATGGCCGGTGATTTTAATGCCTGGAGCCGTCGACGAATGAATGCGTTGTACCGCTTTGCGCGTGAAATGTCGCTGCGCCAGGTGCGCTTTACCGACGATCAGCGCCGCCGTGCGTTTGGTCGTCCTCTCGATTTTGTGTTCTATCGCGGTCTGAACGTGAGTGAAGCCTCTGTGCTGGTCACCCGCGCCTCCGACCACAACCCGCTACTCGTTGAATTTAGTCCCGGCAAACCTGAACAATAA
- a CDS encoding class I SAM-dependent methyltransferase — protein MTTRSHHDNVEKQFGSQANAYLTSEVHASGRDLQRLGERLSAFPQAHVLDMGCGAGHASFVAAKHVNQVVAYDLSSQMLEVVAEAAKDRGLENIVMRQGYAESLPFEDNEFDVVISRYSAHHWHDVGRALREVKRVLKPGGVLIVMDVMSPGHPVRDIWLQTVEALRDTSHVRNYSSGEWLSLINDANLIADTLLTDRLALEFSSWVARMRTPAALSDAIRMYQQSASAQVKAYFALQEDGSFTSDTIMVEAHKAG, from the coding sequence ATGACAACACGCTCTCACCATGACAACGTCGAAAAACAGTTTGGCTCTCAGGCTAATGCCTACTTAACCAGTGAGGTGCACGCCTCTGGTCGTGACTTGCAACGTCTGGGGGAAAGGCTGTCGGCATTTCCGCAGGCCCACGTGCTGGATATGGGATGCGGAGCGGGACATGCCAGCTTTGTGGCTGCAAAACACGTAAATCAGGTTGTGGCTTATGATTTATCGTCGCAGATGCTTGAGGTGGTCGCTGAAGCGGCAAAAGACAGAGGTCTGGAAAATATCGTCATGCGGCAGGGCTATGCCGAAAGCCTGCCATTTGAAGATAACGAATTTGACGTAGTCATTAGCCGCTATTCAGCGCATCACTGGCATGATGTCGGTCGTGCACTGCGGGAAGTGAAGCGCGTTCTGAAGCCTGGTGGTGTGCTGATTGTGATGGATGTGATGTCGCCAGGCCATCCTGTGCGTGATATCTGGTTGCAAACCGTGGAGGCGTTACGTGATACCTCACATGTACGCAACTATTCCAGCGGAGAGTGGCTGTCGTTAATCAATGATGCCAATCTGATTGCCGATACTTTGTTAACCGACCGTCTGGCGCTGGAGTTCAGTTCGTGGGTGGCACGGATGCGTACGCCTGCAGCGCTGAGCGACGCGATTCGTATGTACCAACAAAGTGCTTCTGCACAAGTGAAAGCCTACTTTGCGTTACAAGAAGATGGCTCATTTACCAGCGACACGATAATGGTTGAGGCACATAAAGCGGGATAA
- the mltD gene encoding murein transglycosylase D, whose amino-acid sequence MKAKAILLASVLLVGCQNTGNVQQHAQSLSAAGQGEAGKFTSQARWMDDGTSIAADQDLWAFIGDELKMGIPENSRIREQKQKYLRNKSYLHDVTLRAEPYMYWIAGQVKKRNMPMELVLLPIVESAFDPHATSGANAAGIWQIIPSTGRNYGLKQTRNYDARRDVVASTTAALDMMQRLNKMFDGDWLLTVAAYNSGEGRVMKAIKTNKARGKPTDFWSLPLPQETKLYVPKMLALSDILKNSKRYGVRLPTTDESRALARVRLSSPVEMAQVADMAGISVSKLKTFNAGVKGSTLGASGPQYVMVPKKHAEKLRESLASGEIAAVQSTLVADNTPLNSRSYKVRSGDTLSGVASRLGVSTNDLKQWNNLRGSSLKVGQNLTVGAGSSAQRLANNSDSITYRVRKGDSLSSIAKRHGVNIKDVMRWNSDTNNLQPGDQLTLFVKNNDMPDS is encoded by the coding sequence ATGAAGGCAAAAGCGATATTACTCGCCTCTGTCCTGCTTGTTGGGTGCCAGAATACTGGTAACGTCCAACAACACGCACAGAGCCTTTCTGCAGCTGGTCAAGGGGAAGCAGGAAAGTTTACAAGTCAGGCGCGATGGATGGACGACGGGACATCTATCGCTGCAGATCAAGATTTGTGGGCTTTCATTGGTGACGAGCTAAAGATGGGAATTCCGGAAAACAGCCGGATTCGCGAACAGAAACAGAAGTATTTACGCAATAAGAGCTATCTCCACGATGTAACTTTACGGGCAGAGCCGTATATGTACTGGATAGCCGGGCAGGTTAAGAAACGTAACATGCCTATGGAACTGGTACTACTACCCATAGTGGAGAGCGCTTTTGATCCTCACGCAACGTCTGGCGCCAATGCCGCAGGTATTTGGCAGATCATTCCGAGCACGGGGCGCAATTATGGTTTAAAACAGACTCGCAATTATGATGCACGTCGCGACGTAGTGGCTTCCACCACCGCCGCACTGGACATGATGCAGCGTCTGAACAAGATGTTTGATGGCGACTGGCTGCTGACCGTTGCTGCTTATAATAGCGGTGAAGGTCGTGTCATGAAGGCAATTAAAACGAACAAAGCCCGTGGTAAACCCACTGACTTCTGGTCGTTGCCATTGCCTCAGGAAACGAAGCTATACGTGCCAAAAATGCTGGCATTGAGCGATATACTCAAAAACAGCAAACGCTATGGCGTGCGTCTGCCAACAACGGACGAAAGCCGTGCGCTGGCGCGTGTTCGCCTGAGTAGCCCGGTTGAAATGGCTCAGGTTGCGGATATGGCGGGTATTTCCGTCAGCAAGCTGAAGACCTTCAATGCAGGCGTGAAAGGCTCCACGTTGGGTGCCAGCGGTCCGCAATATGTGATGGTGCCAAAGAAGCATGCAGAGAAGCTGCGTGAGTCTCTGGCTTCAGGCGAGATTGCAGCCGTGCAGTCAACGCTGGTCGCGGATAACACGCCGCTGAACAGCCGTAGCTACAAAGTTCGCTCTGGCGATACGCTTTCTGGCGTCGCTTCACGTCTTGGCGTGAGCACCAATGACCTTAAGCAGTGGAATAATCTGCGCGGGTCGTCGCTGAAAGTGGGTCAGAATCTGACGGTGGGCGCTGGTAGTAGCGCACAACGACTGGCGAACAACAGCGATAGCATCACCTATCGTGTGCGCAAAGGCGACTCGCTCTCGAGCATTGCCAAACGCCACGGGGTTAACATCAAGGATGTGATGCGCTGGAACAGCGATACAAATAATCTACAGCCAGGCGATCAACTAACGTTGTTTGTGAAAAACAACGACATGCCGGACTCCTGA
- the gloB gene encoding hydroxyacylglutathione hydrolase — translation MNLNSIPAFQDNYIWVLSNNEKHCLIVDPGEAAPVLKAIAEHNWVPEAILLTHHHQDHVGGVKELLQHFPQIVVYGPAETQDKGTTRVVEDGDIALVLGHEFTVIATPGHTLGHICYFSQPYLFCGDTLFSGGCGRLFEGTAAQMYQSLKRLTALPDDTLICCAHEYTLANMKFALSILPHDSFINEYYRKVNELRVKKQMTLPVILKNERRNNLFLRTEDIDLINEINKETILQQPEERFAWLRSKKDTF, via the coding sequence ATGAATCTTAACAGTATTCCTGCATTTCAGGACAATTACATCTGGGTCCTGTCGAATAATGAGAAACATTGTCTGATTGTGGACCCGGGAGAAGCAGCCCCCGTACTGAAAGCCATTGCAGAACATAACTGGGTTCCCGAAGCCATTCTGCTGACCCACCATCATCAGGATCACGTGGGCGGCGTAAAAGAGCTTCTGCAACACTTCCCACAAATAGTGGTATACGGACCGGCTGAAACGCAAGATAAGGGAACGACGCGCGTAGTCGAAGATGGCGATATTGCACTCGTTTTAGGGCATGAATTTACGGTAATTGCTACGCCGGGTCACACTTTAGGACATATCTGTTACTTTAGCCAACCTTATCTGTTTTGCGGTGACACGCTCTTTTCCGGCGGTTGCGGCCGACTTTTTGAAGGCACCGCCGCACAGATGTATCAATCACTTAAGAGGTTAACTGCACTTCCTGACGATACGTTGATATGTTGCGCACATGAGTACACATTAGCAAATATGAAGTTTGCCTTAAGCATTCTGCCGCACGATTCGTTCATAAATGAATATTATCGTAAAGTTAATGAGTTACGCGTAAAAAAACAAATGACACTACCCGTAATTCTGAAAAATGAGCGACGAAATAATCTTTTTTTGAGAACGGAAGATATTGATTTAATTAATGAAATAAACAAAGAAACAATATTGCAACAACCTGAAGAGCGTTTTGCCTGGTTAAGGTCAAAGAAAGATACGTTCTGA
- a CDS encoding class I SAM-dependent methyltransferase → MKPARIPQTVVAPVSWDDLPWGEHYREALEYQLNPWFAKMYGFHLLKIGNLSAEIDSEACAVSHQVNVSLQGSPMQVVADPLHLPFADKSVDVCLLAHTLPWCSDPHRLLREADRVLIDDGWLILSGFNPVSLMGLRKLVPVLRKTSPYNSRMFTLMRQLDWLSLLNFEVLHYSRFHVLPWNKKGGKMLSAHIPALGCLQLVVARKRTIPLTLNPMKQNKSKTPIRQAVGATRQYRKPDA, encoded by the coding sequence ATGAAACCGGCAAGGATCCCTCAAACTGTCGTAGCGCCCGTTAGTTGGGATGATTTACCCTGGGGCGAACACTATCGTGAGGCGCTGGAGTATCAGCTTAACCCGTGGTTCGCAAAAATGTACGGATTTCATCTGCTTAAGATTGGTAATTTAAGCGCAGAAATTGATTCTGAAGCGTGCGCGGTTTCTCATCAGGTAAATGTTTCTTTGCAGGGTTCTCCCATGCAGGTGGTTGCCGATCCTTTACATCTTCCTTTTGCCGATAAGTCCGTGGATGTCTGTTTGTTAGCCCATACGCTACCGTGGTGTTCCGATCCGCATCGCTTACTGCGTGAAGCCGATCGCGTGCTAATTGATGACGGCTGGTTGATTTTGAGCGGCTTTAACCCGGTAAGTTTGATGGGATTGCGTAAACTGGTGCCCGTATTACGTAAGACATCGCCCTACAACAGCCGAATGTTTACCCTCATGCGACAGTTGGACTGGCTCTCATTGCTGAACTTTGAAGTGCTGCACTATAGCCGTTTTCATGTTCTGCCCTGGAACAAGAAGGGCGGGAAAATGTTAAGCGCCCATATCCCTGCGCTGGGTTGTTTGCAACTGGTGGTTGCGCGCAAGCGAACCATTCCGCTTACGCTCAATCCGATGAAACAAAATAAAAGCAAAACGCCTATCCGCCAGGCCGTTGGTGCTACCCGGCAATACCGTAAACCGGACGCTTAA
- the rnhA gene encoding ribonuclease HI translates to MLKQVEIFTDGSCLGNPGPGGYGAILRYRGREKTFSEGYNLTTNNRMELMAAIVALEALKEQCEVILSTDSQYVRQGITQWIHNWKKRGWKTADKKPVKNVDLWKRLDAALGPHQIKWEWVKGHAGHPENERCDELARAAAMRPTQDDIGYQAEA, encoded by the coding sequence ATGCTTAAACAGGTAGAAATTTTCACCGATGGTTCTTGCCTGGGAAATCCGGGGCCTGGTGGTTATGGGGCGATTTTACGCTATCGCGGGCGCGAAAAAACATTTAGCGAAGGCTACAATCTCACCACCAATAATCGCATGGAGCTAATGGCGGCAATCGTTGCGCTGGAAGCCCTGAAAGAACAGTGTGAAGTGATACTCAGCACGGACAGCCAGTATGTGCGCCAGGGTATTACGCAGTGGATCCACAACTGGAAGAAGCGTGGCTGGAAAACAGCAGATAAAAAACCGGTGAAGAACGTCGATCTGTGGAAACGTCTTGATGCCGCGTTGGGACCCCATCAAATCAAATGGGAATGGGTTAAAGGCCATGCAGGCCATCCGGAAAACGAACGCTGCGATGAGCTTGCGCGCGCCGCAGCCATGCGTCCCACTCAGGATGATATCGGGTATCAGGCCGAAGCTTAA
- the dnaQ gene encoding DNA polymerase III subunit epsilon gives MSTGITRQIVLDTETTGMNQIGAHYEGHKIIEIGAVEVVNRRLTGNNFHVYLKPDRLVDPEAFGVHGIADEFLLDKPTFADVADEFLDYIRGAELVIHNASFDIGFMDYEFAKLRRDIPKTNEFCKITDSLALARKMFPGKRNSLDALCSRYEIDNSKRTLHGALLDAQILADVYLMMTGGQTTMAFSMEGDSQQQNDTGIQRIVRQSSKLRVVFATDEELAAHESRLDLVQKKGGSCLWRA, from the coding sequence ATGAGCACTGGAATTACACGACAGATCGTCCTCGATACCGAAACCACCGGTATGAACCAGATTGGCGCCCACTACGAAGGCCACAAGATCATTGAGATCGGTGCGGTTGAAGTGGTGAATCGTCGCCTGACCGGGAATAACTTCCACGTTTACCTGAAGCCGGATCGGCTGGTGGATCCGGAAGCGTTTGGCGTACACGGAATCGCAGACGAATTCCTGCTTGATAAACCTACGTTTGCCGATGTGGCCGATGAGTTTCTCGACTACATTCGCGGCGCGGAGCTGGTCATCCATAACGCATCGTTCGATATCGGCTTTATGGATTATGAATTCGCTAAGCTTAGACGGGATATTCCGAAGACGAACGAATTCTGCAAAATAACCGATAGCCTGGCGCTGGCGAGGAAAATGTTTCCTGGCAAGCGAAACAGCCTTGATGCGTTGTGCTCCCGCTATGAGATAGATAACAGTAAACGAACCCTGCACGGCGCATTGCTCGATGCCCAGATTCTGGCCGACGTTTATCTGATGATGACCGGCGGGCAGACCACGATGGCGTTCTCAATGGAAGGCGACAGCCAGCAGCAGAATGACACGGGGATCCAGCGCATTGTGCGACAATCCAGCAAACTACGCGTTGTTTTCGCCACTGATGAAGAGTTAGCGGCCCATGAGTCACGCCTTGACCTGGTGCAGAAGAAAGGCGGAAGTTGCCTCTGGCGGGCATAG